Proteins from a genomic interval of Lycium barbarum isolate Lr01 unplaced genomic scaffold, ASM1917538v2 unchr_scaffold_07, whole genome shotgun sequence:
- the LOC132625565 gene encoding disease resistance protein Roq1-like isoform X2, protein MMQKRSYPSSASPDHTFRCSYDVFLSFRGEDVRKTFVDHLYVALQQKGIYTFKDDEKLEKGKSIGPDLIRAIEESRIALIIFSKNYANSTWCLDEVVKIMECKNVKGQIVLPVFYDVDALTVMKQKTSYGEAFSNHEGRFKDNKVQKWSKALEEAASIPGWDLPTTANAHEARFIEQIVEDIMAELGGQRHASNAKNLVGMESQMQKVYKMLGVGSGGVRFVGIWGMSGVGKTTLARLIYDNNSGQFEGACFLHEVRDRSAKQGLERLQEILLSEILVIKDLRINNLFDGVNMQKHRLRYKKVLLVLDDVNHIDHLDVLAGKREWFGPGSRIIITTKDKHLLVKHDVEKMYKMRTLHEDESLQLFKQYAFKKNHPTKKFEDLSAQVIKYTAGLPLALKVLGSFLYGRDLAEWTSEVERLKQIPEDEILRKLEPSFTGLNSNEQKIFLDIACFFTGKKKDSVTRILKSFNFIPVIGVKVLMEKSLITISEGRIFMHQLIQEMGWHIVRREAFDYPREYSRLWMSEDISHVLARNMGTEKIEGISLNLTKMYTDISQALERNLGTDKIKGMSLKFTNVKEVNVSVTAFMQMTRLRFLKIKNAYVSQGPDILPGELNWLSWHGYASKSLPINFQGERLVSLKLKNSRIIQLWKGSKVMGELKYINLSHSHKLIRTPDFSGGCIISDGGILCNLGFLPSLMELNLGGNTFTNISAASISGLTRLKVLQLVGCSKLEHFPELPRAIEEVHADECTSLKSINQLAKYPTLRRLSLSECHQFHDASLVDALWSNMLKGLNVLRNDISICIPGSEIPKWFTNKKLGDNVTLTLPNNWYTESFWGFAFCIVFEGMEWCALYDGYLQPSQGFSVMLKFKTFDGKEGSTRSVVGIKGGDTTIRNSDHTLLACVPSRHFLTAYNHEDYRPNDWIEIVAYSTGLRKFENKAWGMRLVYLEDIV, encoded by the exons ATGATGCAGAAGAGATCTTATCCTTCCTCTGCCTCCCCTGATCATACTTTTCGGTGTAGTTACGATGTTTTCTTGAGTTTTAGAGGTGAAGATGTACGCAAAACATTTGTTGACCATCTCTATGTTGCTCTGCAACAAAAGGGTATTTACACCTTCAAAGACGATGAGAAATTAGAGAAAGGCAAGTCCATTGGACCAGATCTTATCAGAGCAATCGAAGAGTCACGCATAGCTTTGATCATATTCTCCAAAAACTATGCTAATTCAACATGGTGTTTAGATGAAGTAGTGAAGATCATGGAATGCAAGAATGTGAAAGGGCAAATTGTGCTTCCGGTCTTCTATGATGTAGATGCATTAACAGTGATGAAACAAAAAACCAGCTATGGAGAAGCATTTAGCAATCATGAAGGCCGTTTCAAGGATAACAAGGTGCAAAAGTGGAGCAAAGCACTGGAGGAAGCAGCTAGTATACCGGGCTGGGATTTGCCAACTACCGCCAATGC GCATGAAGCAAGATTCATAGAACAAATTGTGGAAGATATCATGGCTGAATTGGGTGGTCAGAGACATGCAAGCAATGCTAAAAATCTTGTTGGAATGGAGTCACAAATGCAGAAAGTGTATAAAATGCTTGGCGTTGGGTCTGGTGGAGTTCGCTTCGTTGGAATATGGGGAATGAGCGGAGTGGGAAAGACAACTCTAGCGAGACTTATCTATGATAATAATTCAGGTCAATTTGAGGGTGCATGTTTTCTTCATGAGGTTAGAGACCGTTCAGCAAAACAAGGCCTAGAGCGATTGCAAGAGATACTTCTTTCTGAGATCCTTGTCATAAAAGACCTAAGGATCAACAATTTATTTGACGGAGTTAACATGCAAAAACATAGGCTGCGGTACAAAAAGGTTCTTCTTGTTCTTGATGATGTTAACCACATAGATCATTTAGATGTTTTAGCTGGAAAGCGTGAATGGTTTGGTCCCGGAAGTAGAATCATCATAACAACTAAAGACAAACACTTGCTTGTTAAGCATGATGTAGAAAAGATGTACAAAATGAGAACATTACATGAAGATGAAAGTTTACAACTCTTTAAACAGTATGCTTTCAAGAAGAACCATCCTACCAAGAAATTTGAGGATCTATCAGCTCAAGTGATAAAGTATACTGCTGGACTCCCCTTGGCTCTGAAAGTCCTAGGCAGTTTCTTGTATGGAAGAGATTTGGCAGAATGGACAAGTGAAGTGGAACGATTGAAACAAATCCCGGAAGATGAAATTTTGAGGAAACTCGAACCAAGTTTCACTGGACTCAACAGTAACGAGCAAAAGATATTCTTAGACATTGCGTGCTTCTTTACGGGGAAAAAGAAAGATTCAGTGACTAGAATACTTAAGAGTTTTAATTTTATCCCAGTTATTGGTGTGAAAGTTCTCATGGAGAAATCTTTAATTACTATTTCAGAAGGTAGGATTTTTATgcaccaattgatacaagaaatGGGCTGGCACATTGTTCGTCGAGAAGCTTTTGATTATCCAAGAGAATATAGCAGGTTATGGATGTCCGAAGATATTTCTCACGTACTTGCAAGAAATATG GGCACGGAAAAGATTGAAGGCATATCTCTGAACTTGACTAAGATGTACACAGATATTTCTCAAGCACTTGAAAGAAATTTG GGCACAGATAAGATCAAAGGGATGTCATTGAAATTCACTAACGTCAAAGAAGTGAATGTTAGTGTCACGGCCTTCATGCAGATGACCAGACTGAGGTTTCTCAAAATCAAGAATGCATATGTTTCTCAGGGTCCTGATATTCTTCCTGGTGAGTTGAACTGGCTTTCTTGGCACGGATATGCTTCAAAAAGTCTGCCAATTAACTTTCAGGGAGAACGACTTGTTAgtttgaagttgaaaaatagcCGCATCATACAACTTTGGAAAGGCTCCAAG gttatgggagagctGAAGTACATTAACCTTAGCCATTCACATAAGCTAATAAGGACTCCAGATTTTTCGG GTGGCTGCATCATTTCAGACGGAGGCATCCTATGTAATCTTGGATTCTTACCATCTTTGATGGAATTGAATCTTGGTGGTAACACTTTTACCAATATCTCAGCCGCAAGCATCAGTGGACTCACTCGACTAAAGGTCCTTCAGTTGGTTGGTTGTAGTAAGCTTGAGCATTTCCCAGAGCTTCCTCGAGCTATAGAAGAGGTGCATGCGGATGAATGTACATCTTTGAAGAGTATCAATCAATTAGCAAAATACCCAACACTGCGCCGACTTTCACTTAGCGAATGTCATCAATTTCATGATGCTTCCTTGGTTGATGCACTATGGAGTAACATGCTGAAG GGACTAAACGTGCTACGTAATGATATCAGTATTTGTATCCCTGGATCGGAGATTCCCAAGTGGTTTACAAATAAGAAGTTGGGGGACAATGTTACTCTGACCCTTCCCAATAATTGGTACACAGAGAGCTTCTGGGGATTTGCTTTTTGTATTGTTTTTGAAGGTATGGAATGGTGCGCTCTATATGATGGTTACCTACAACCATCACAGGGATTTTCGGTTATGCTTAAATTCAAAACATTTGATGGTAAGGAAGGCAGTACACGTAGCGTTGTTGGCATAAAAGGAGGTGATACTACTATTCGGAATTCAGATCACACTCTCCTTGCCTGTGTACCATCTCGTCATTTTCTGACAGCTTACAATCACGAGGATTACCGTCCCAACGACTGGATCGAAATTGTGGCATATTCAACGGGACTAAGGAAATTCGAGAACAAAGCTTGGGGGATGCGTCTTGTGTACTTGGAAGATATTGTTTAA
- the LOC132625565 gene encoding TMV resistance protein N-like isoform X1: MMQKRSYPSSASPDHTFRCSYDVFLSFRGEDVRKTFVDHLYVALQQKGIYTFKDDEKLEKGKSIGPDLIRAIEESRIALIIFSKNYANSTWCLDEVVKIMECKNVKGQIVLPVFYDVDALTVMKQKTSYGEAFSNHEGRFKDNKVQKWSKALEEAASIPGWDLPTTANAHEARFIEQIVEDIMAELGGQRHASNAKNLVGMESQMQKVYKMLGVGSGGVRFVGIWGMSGVGKTTLARLIYDNNSGQFEGACFLHEVRDRSAKQGLERLQEILLSEILVIKDLRINNLFDGVNMQKHRLRYKKVLLVLDDVNHIDHLDVLAGKREWFGPGSRIIITTKDKHLLVKHDVEKMYKMRTLHEDESLQLFKQYAFKKNHPTKKFEDLSAQVIKYTAGLPLALKVLGSFLYGRDLAEWTSEVERLKQIPEDEILRKLEPSFTGLNSNEQKIFLDIACFFTGKKKDSVTRILKSFNFIPVIGVKVLMEKSLITISEGRIFMHQLIQEMGWHIVRREAFDYPREYSRLWMSEDISHVLARNMGTEKIEGISLNLTKMYTDISQALERNLGTDKIKGMSLKFTNVKEVNVSVTAFMQMTRLRFLKIKNAYVSQGPDILPGELNWLSWHGYASKSLPINFQGERLVSLKLKNSRIIQLWKGSKVMGELKYINLSHSHKLIRTPDFSGTPNLERLILEECTSLVEINFSVGDLKKLLLLNLKNCINLKILPKSIVLENLEVLILSGCSKLKVFPEIEEEMNRLSELYLEATALSEVPASVEKLSRVNVINLSSCKHLESLPKSIVRLKCLKTLNVSKCSKLKNLPDNLGFLVGLEGLHCDDTPIEMMPSTISHLKNLKHLTLRRCNALAFQNDMGLAFSNLSGLCSLTMLDIGGCIISDGGILCNLGFLPSLMELNLGGNTFTNISAASISGLTRLKVLQLVGCSKLEHFPELPRAIEEVHADECTSLKSINQLAKYPTLRRLSLSECHQFHDASLVDALWSNMLKGLNVLRNDISICIPGSEIPKWFTNKKLGDNVTLTLPNNWYTESFWGFAFCIVFEGMEWCALYDGYLQPSQGFSVMLKFKTFDGKEGSTRSVVGIKGGDTTIRNSDHTLLACVPSRHFLTAYNHEDYRPNDWIEIVAYSTGLRKFENKAWGMRLVYLEDIV, from the exons ATGATGCAGAAGAGATCTTATCCTTCCTCTGCCTCCCCTGATCATACTTTTCGGTGTAGTTACGATGTTTTCTTGAGTTTTAGAGGTGAAGATGTACGCAAAACATTTGTTGACCATCTCTATGTTGCTCTGCAACAAAAGGGTATTTACACCTTCAAAGACGATGAGAAATTAGAGAAAGGCAAGTCCATTGGACCAGATCTTATCAGAGCAATCGAAGAGTCACGCATAGCTTTGATCATATTCTCCAAAAACTATGCTAATTCAACATGGTGTTTAGATGAAGTAGTGAAGATCATGGAATGCAAGAATGTGAAAGGGCAAATTGTGCTTCCGGTCTTCTATGATGTAGATGCATTAACAGTGATGAAACAAAAAACCAGCTATGGAGAAGCATTTAGCAATCATGAAGGCCGTTTCAAGGATAACAAGGTGCAAAAGTGGAGCAAAGCACTGGAGGAAGCAGCTAGTATACCGGGCTGGGATTTGCCAACTACCGCCAATGC GCATGAAGCAAGATTCATAGAACAAATTGTGGAAGATATCATGGCTGAATTGGGTGGTCAGAGACATGCAAGCAATGCTAAAAATCTTGTTGGAATGGAGTCACAAATGCAGAAAGTGTATAAAATGCTTGGCGTTGGGTCTGGTGGAGTTCGCTTCGTTGGAATATGGGGAATGAGCGGAGTGGGAAAGACAACTCTAGCGAGACTTATCTATGATAATAATTCAGGTCAATTTGAGGGTGCATGTTTTCTTCATGAGGTTAGAGACCGTTCAGCAAAACAAGGCCTAGAGCGATTGCAAGAGATACTTCTTTCTGAGATCCTTGTCATAAAAGACCTAAGGATCAACAATTTATTTGACGGAGTTAACATGCAAAAACATAGGCTGCGGTACAAAAAGGTTCTTCTTGTTCTTGATGATGTTAACCACATAGATCATTTAGATGTTTTAGCTGGAAAGCGTGAATGGTTTGGTCCCGGAAGTAGAATCATCATAACAACTAAAGACAAACACTTGCTTGTTAAGCATGATGTAGAAAAGATGTACAAAATGAGAACATTACATGAAGATGAAAGTTTACAACTCTTTAAACAGTATGCTTTCAAGAAGAACCATCCTACCAAGAAATTTGAGGATCTATCAGCTCAAGTGATAAAGTATACTGCTGGACTCCCCTTGGCTCTGAAAGTCCTAGGCAGTTTCTTGTATGGAAGAGATTTGGCAGAATGGACAAGTGAAGTGGAACGATTGAAACAAATCCCGGAAGATGAAATTTTGAGGAAACTCGAACCAAGTTTCACTGGACTCAACAGTAACGAGCAAAAGATATTCTTAGACATTGCGTGCTTCTTTACGGGGAAAAAGAAAGATTCAGTGACTAGAATACTTAAGAGTTTTAATTTTATCCCAGTTATTGGTGTGAAAGTTCTCATGGAGAAATCTTTAATTACTATTTCAGAAGGTAGGATTTTTATgcaccaattgatacaagaaatGGGCTGGCACATTGTTCGTCGAGAAGCTTTTGATTATCCAAGAGAATATAGCAGGTTATGGATGTCCGAAGATATTTCTCACGTACTTGCAAGAAATATG GGCACGGAAAAGATTGAAGGCATATCTCTGAACTTGACTAAGATGTACACAGATATTTCTCAAGCACTTGAAAGAAATTTG GGCACAGATAAGATCAAAGGGATGTCATTGAAATTCACTAACGTCAAAGAAGTGAATGTTAGTGTCACGGCCTTCATGCAGATGACCAGACTGAGGTTTCTCAAAATCAAGAATGCATATGTTTCTCAGGGTCCTGATATTCTTCCTGGTGAGTTGAACTGGCTTTCTTGGCACGGATATGCTTCAAAAAGTCTGCCAATTAACTTTCAGGGAGAACGACTTGTTAgtttgaagttgaaaaatagcCGCATCATACAACTTTGGAAAGGCTCCAAG gttatgggagagctGAAGTACATTAACCTTAGCCATTCACATAAGCTAATAAGGACTCCAGATTTTTCGGGTACCCCTAATCTTGAAAGGTTGATTCTTGAAGAGTGCACAAGTTTGGTAGAAATCAATTTTTCTGTTGGAGATCTGAAAAAGCTATTGTTGCTCAATTTGAAGAATTGCATCAATTTAAAGATCCTACCAAAGAGTATTGTATTGGAAAATCTTGAGGTTCTTATTCTATCAGGCTGCTCAAAGCTAAAAGTATTCCCAGAAATAGAAGAGGAAATGAATCGTTTATCGGAACTATATTTGGAAGCGACTGCGTTGAGTGAAGTACCCGCATCAGTTGAGAAACTATCAAGAGTTAATGTGATAAATCTAAGCTCATGCAAGCATCTTGAGAGTCTTCCAAAGAGTATTGTTAGGTTGAAATGTCTTAAAACACTTAATGTGTCCAAGTGCTCAAAACTCAAAAATTTACCAGATAATTTGGGGTTTTTAGTAGGTTTGGAGGGGCTCCATTGTGATGACACACCCATCGAAATGATGCCGTCCACCATTTCCCATCTAAAGAACCTTAAGCACTTAACTCTACGTCGATGTAATGCTTTGGCATTTCAGAACGATATGGGTCTAGCTTTCTCTAATTTATCGGGTCTTTGTTCATTGACAATGCTGGATATAGGTGGCTGCATCATTTCAGACGGAGGCATCCTATGTAATCTTGGATTCTTACCATCTTTGATGGAATTGAATCTTGGTGGTAACACTTTTACCAATATCTCAGCCGCAAGCATCAGTGGACTCACTCGACTAAAGGTCCTTCAGTTGGTTGGTTGTAGTAAGCTTGAGCATTTCCCAGAGCTTCCTCGAGCTATAGAAGAGGTGCATGCGGATGAATGTACATCTTTGAAGAGTATCAATCAATTAGCAAAATACCCAACACTGCGCCGACTTTCACTTAGCGAATGTCATCAATTTCATGATGCTTCCTTGGTTGATGCACTATGGAGTAACATGCTGAAG GGACTAAACGTGCTACGTAATGATATCAGTATTTGTATCCCTGGATCGGAGATTCCCAAGTGGTTTACAAATAAGAAGTTGGGGGACAATGTTACTCTGACCCTTCCCAATAATTGGTACACAGAGAGCTTCTGGGGATTTGCTTTTTGTATTGTTTTTGAAGGTATGGAATGGTGCGCTCTATATGATGGTTACCTACAACCATCACAGGGATTTTCGGTTATGCTTAAATTCAAAACATTTGATGGTAAGGAAGGCAGTACACGTAGCGTTGTTGGCATAAAAGGAGGTGATACTACTATTCGGAATTCAGATCACACTCTCCTTGCCTGTGTACCATCTCGTCATTTTCTGACAGCTTACAATCACGAGGATTACCGTCCCAACGACTGGATCGAAATTGTGGCATATTCAACGGGACTAAGGAAATTCGAGAACAAAGCTTGGGGGATGCGTCTTGTGTACTTGGAAGATATTGTTTAA